A window of Candidatus Gracilibacteria bacterium genomic DNA:
AAATTTGGTTTTTTAGAGACATACTACCAAAGTAGACTCACGTTATCAGGACTTTGAATTTTGGTGAAAAACATATTTGCTCCAGAAACACCTGTCCAAAGACAAGAAGCCCTTGATCAAGTAGCATGACCTATTGGAATAGTTAGTATCATAACACAATCTCTTGCATGAGGATTTACACTCTTAATAATCTTAGCTGCAGTGATATCTGTGAATCTTTGAGTATTTAATCTTTTACCAATTCCGGCTCTAGATGGAGGAAGAATTGCACTTTTATGGATTCGTAGTTTCCTTGAATCTATCTTTTGAAAAAATGCTTCTCTTCAAAAAATTGAAAATCTTACTCATATATTTTTCTTCATTCTTCTCATTGCACTTTCATTTCTAATAGCATATAATGATATAGTAAAACTATTTTAGTATCAGATTATCGATGAATAAAAATCTCATTATTGACGTCAAAAACTACGTAAATTATCTCATGCTTCCTCTTGATGAACTCTATTATCATCATTATGAACATGCATTGAGTGTAATGGAACGAGCTATGTATCTCGCCACTATGGAATGATGTGAGAGTAGTGATATCGAGCTTCTTTGTATTGCTTCCCTCTTTCACGATACATGATTTGTGATACAGTACGATAATAATGAAAATATAGGAGCAAAAATAGCTCAAAATTTTCTTAAAACAATTCTATATCCAGAAGACAAAATTAAAATCATAGAACATCTTATACTTGCAACAGCTCCAGAAAAAGAACCCAAAACTCTCTTAGAAAAGATTATAAAAGATGCAGATATGGATAATCTGTGAAGAGAAGATTTTTTTGACATAGCCTCTAAGCTGAAACATGAAAGGGAGACGATCAAAAAAATAAAAATAAGAGATCCCGATTGGCACCATGCAGCACTTGATATTATTCAAGGTCATAGTTTTTATACCCCAACTCAAATAAAAGAAAGAAATCAAAAATTAATTGAAAACACAGAAGAATTACGAAAACAACTTGGAGAATAATTTTTTTCTTTATATAATACATTTAAAATACGAAGATACATTTATTTGTATCTTTTTTATATATATTTAATTCATAGTATGTTCAAATACACTTTAGAAAACACTGATTGATTTGCAAGAGC
This region includes:
- a CDS encoding HD domain-containing protein; the encoded protein is MNKNLIIDVKNYVNYLMLPLDELYYHHYEHALSVMERAMYLATMEGCESSDIELLCIASLFHDTGFVIQYDNNENIGAKIAQNFLKTILYPEDKIKIIEHLILATAPEKEPKTLLEKIIKDADMDNLGREDFFDIASKLKHERETIKKIKIRDPDWHHAALDIIQGHSFYTPTQIKERNQKLIENTEELRKQLGE